A region from the Canis lupus dingo isolate Sandy chromosome X, ASM325472v2, whole genome shotgun sequence genome encodes:
- the UPF3B gene encoding regulator of nonsense transcripts 3B isoform X2 has protein sequence MKEEKEHRPKEKRVTLLTPPGASGSAGGASGDSTKGDDKQDRNKEKKEALSKVVIRRLPPTLTKEQLQEHLQPMPEHDYFEFFSNDTSLYPHMYARAYINFKNQEDIILFRDRFDGYVFLDNKGQEYPAIVEFAPFQKAAKKKTKKRDTKVGTIDDDPEYRKFLESYAADNEKMTSTPETLLEEIEAKNRELIAKKTTPLLSFLKNKQRMREEKREERRRREIERKRQREEERRKWKEEEKRKRKDIEKLKKIDRVPERDKLKDEPKIKVHRFLLQAVNQKNLLKKPEKGDEKELDKREKAKKLDKENLNDERASGQSCTLPKRSDGEPKDEKPRRPEEESGRDYRERDYERDQERILRERERLKRQEEERRRQKERYEKEKAFKRKEEEMKKEKEVVRDKGKKTESTESVGSSEKTEKKEEVVKRDRIRNKDRPAMQLYQPGARSRNRLCPPDDSTKSGDSAIEKKQVS, from the exons atgaaggaggagaaggagcatAGGCCTAAAGAGAAGCGAGTAACCCTATTGACTCCCCCGGGGGCCTCAGGAAGCGCCGGTGGGGCTTCGGGGGACAGCACCAAAGGGGACGATAAACAGGAtcgaaataaagagaagaaagaggcgCTGAGCAAG GTGGTAATTCGGAGATTACCTCCCACTTTGACCAAGGAGCAGCTTCAGGAACATCTTCAGCCTATGCCGGAGCatgattattttgagtttttttctaatgatactag TCTGTATCCTCATATGTATGCCAGAGCATACATCAACTTTAAAAACCAAGAGGACATTATTTTGTTCAGGGATCGCTTTGATGGTTATGTATTCCTTGACAATAAAG GTCAGGAATATCCTGCTATAGTAGAATTTGCACCTTTTCAAAAAGCTGCAAAAAAGAAGACTAAGAAAAGAGATACCAAAGTTGGGACTATCGATGATG atccagaatatagaaaatttTTGGAAAGTTATGCTGCAGATAATGAGAAAATGACATCTACTCCAGAGACACTGCTagaggaaatagaagcaaaaaatagAGAATTAATAG CTAAAAAGACAACCCCACTTTTGAGCTTCCTGAAAAACAAGCAG agaatgagagaagaaaaaagagaagaaagaaggaggcgagaaatagaaaggaaaagacaaagagaagaagagaggaggaaatggaaagaagaagaaaaacgaAAAAGGAAAGATATAGAAAAGCTAAAGAAGATAGACAGAGTTCCAGAAAGGGACAAATTAAAGGATGAACCAAAGATTAAG GTACACAGGTTTCTGTTACAAGCTGTGAATCAGAAAAAT CTActcaagaaaccagaaaaaggagatgaaaaagaattagacaaaagagaaaaagccaagaaACTGGACAAAGAGAATCTGAATGATGAAAGAGCCAGTGGGCAGAGTTGTACACTGCCCAAGCGCTCTGATGGCGAACCTAAAGATGAAAAGCCCAGGAG GCCCGAAGAGGAGAGTGGCAGAGACTACAGGGAACGGGACTATGAGCGAGACCAAGAGCGCATCCTtcgggagagggagaggctgaagCGGCAGGAAGAAGAGCGACGAAGGCAGAAGGAGCGCTATGAGAAGGAGAAggcttttaaaagaaaggaagaagaaatgaaaaaagagaaagaagtggtTCGGGATAAAGGAAAGAAGACTGAAAGTACAGAATCAGTAGGCAGCTcagaaaaaactgaaaagaaagaggaagtggttAAAAGAGATCGCATAAGAAACAAG gatCGCCCAGCAATGCAGCTTTACCAACCAGGAGCTCGAAGCCGAAATCGACTCTGTCCACCTGATGACAGCACCAAGTCTGGAGATTCAGCAatagaaaaaaagcagg TCTCGTGA
- the UPF3B gene encoding regulator of nonsense transcripts 3B isoform X1: MKEEKEHRPKEKRVTLLTPPGASGSAGGASGDSTKGDDKQDRNKEKKEALSKVVIRRLPPTLTKEQLQEHLQPMPEHDYFEFFSNDTSLYPHMYARAYINFKNQEDIILFRDRFDGYVFLDNKGQEYPAIVEFAPFQKAAKKKTKKRDTKVGTIDDDPEYRKFLESYAADNEKMTSTPETLLEEIEAKNRELIAKKTTPLLSFLKNKQRMREEKREERRRREIERKRQREEERRKWKEEEKRKRKDIEKLKKIDRVPERDKLKDEPKIKVHRFLLQAVNQKNLLKKPEKGDEKELDKREKAKKLDKENLNDERASGQSCTLPKRSDGEPKDEKPRRPEEESGRDYRERDYERDQERILRERERLKRQEEERRRQKERYEKEKAFKRKEEEMKKEKEVVRDKGKKTESTESVGSSEKTEKKEEVVKRDRIRNKDRPAMQLYQPGARSRNRLCPPDDSTKSGDSAIEKKQESGISHRKEGGEE, translated from the exons atgaaggaggagaaggagcatAGGCCTAAAGAGAAGCGAGTAACCCTATTGACTCCCCCGGGGGCCTCAGGAAGCGCCGGTGGGGCTTCGGGGGACAGCACCAAAGGGGACGATAAACAGGAtcgaaataaagagaagaaagaggcgCTGAGCAAG GTGGTAATTCGGAGATTACCTCCCACTTTGACCAAGGAGCAGCTTCAGGAACATCTTCAGCCTATGCCGGAGCatgattattttgagtttttttctaatgatactag TCTGTATCCTCATATGTATGCCAGAGCATACATCAACTTTAAAAACCAAGAGGACATTATTTTGTTCAGGGATCGCTTTGATGGTTATGTATTCCTTGACAATAAAG GTCAGGAATATCCTGCTATAGTAGAATTTGCACCTTTTCAAAAAGCTGCAAAAAAGAAGACTAAGAAAAGAGATACCAAAGTTGGGACTATCGATGATG atccagaatatagaaaatttTTGGAAAGTTATGCTGCAGATAATGAGAAAATGACATCTACTCCAGAGACACTGCTagaggaaatagaagcaaaaaatagAGAATTAATAG CTAAAAAGACAACCCCACTTTTGAGCTTCCTGAAAAACAAGCAG agaatgagagaagaaaaaagagaagaaagaaggaggcgagaaatagaaaggaaaagacaaagagaagaagagaggaggaaatggaaagaagaagaaaaacgaAAAAGGAAAGATATAGAAAAGCTAAAGAAGATAGACAGAGTTCCAGAAAGGGACAAATTAAAGGATGAACCAAAGATTAAG GTACACAGGTTTCTGTTACAAGCTGTGAATCAGAAAAAT CTActcaagaaaccagaaaaaggagatgaaaaagaattagacaaaagagaaaaagccaagaaACTGGACAAAGAGAATCTGAATGATGAAAGAGCCAGTGGGCAGAGTTGTACACTGCCCAAGCGCTCTGATGGCGAACCTAAAGATGAAAAGCCCAGGAG GCCCGAAGAGGAGAGTGGCAGAGACTACAGGGAACGGGACTATGAGCGAGACCAAGAGCGCATCCTtcgggagagggagaggctgaagCGGCAGGAAGAAGAGCGACGAAGGCAGAAGGAGCGCTATGAGAAGGAGAAggcttttaaaagaaaggaagaagaaatgaaaaaagagaaagaagtggtTCGGGATAAAGGAAAGAAGACTGAAAGTACAGAATCAGTAGGCAGCTcagaaaaaactgaaaagaaagaggaagtggttAAAAGAGATCGCATAAGAAACAAG gatCGCCCAGCAATGCAGCTTTACCAACCAGGAGCTCGAAGCCGAAATCGACTCTGTCCACCTGATGACAGCACCAAGTCTGGAGATTCAGCAatagaaaaaaagcaggaaagtggtattagccatagaaaagaaggaggagaggagtga
- the UPF3B gene encoding regulator of nonsense transcripts 3B isoform X3 encodes MKEEKEHRPKEKRVTLLTPPGASGSAGGASGDSTKGDDKQDRNKEKKEALSKVVIRRLPPTLTKEQLQEHLQPMPEHDYFEFFSNDTSLYPHMYARAYINFKNQEDIILFRDRFDGYVFLDNKGQEYPAIVEFAPFQKAAKKKTKKRDTKVGTIDDDPEYRKFLESYAADNEKMTSTPETLLEEIEAKNRELIAKKTTPLLSFLKNKQRMREEKREERRRREIERKRQREEERRKWKEEEKRKRKDIEKLKKIDRVPERDKLKDEPKIKLLKKPEKGDEKELDKREKAKKLDKENLNDERASGQSCTLPKRSDGEPKDEKPRRPEEESGRDYRERDYERDQERILRERERLKRQEEERRRQKERYEKEKAFKRKEEEMKKEKEVVRDKGKKTESTESVGSSEKTEKKEEVVKRDRIRNKDRPAMQLYQPGARSRNRLCPPDDSTKSGDSAIEKKQESGISHRKEGGEE; translated from the exons atgaaggaggagaaggagcatAGGCCTAAAGAGAAGCGAGTAACCCTATTGACTCCCCCGGGGGCCTCAGGAAGCGCCGGTGGGGCTTCGGGGGACAGCACCAAAGGGGACGATAAACAGGAtcgaaataaagagaagaaagaggcgCTGAGCAAG GTGGTAATTCGGAGATTACCTCCCACTTTGACCAAGGAGCAGCTTCAGGAACATCTTCAGCCTATGCCGGAGCatgattattttgagtttttttctaatgatactag TCTGTATCCTCATATGTATGCCAGAGCATACATCAACTTTAAAAACCAAGAGGACATTATTTTGTTCAGGGATCGCTTTGATGGTTATGTATTCCTTGACAATAAAG GTCAGGAATATCCTGCTATAGTAGAATTTGCACCTTTTCAAAAAGCTGCAAAAAAGAAGACTAAGAAAAGAGATACCAAAGTTGGGACTATCGATGATG atccagaatatagaaaatttTTGGAAAGTTATGCTGCAGATAATGAGAAAATGACATCTACTCCAGAGACACTGCTagaggaaatagaagcaaaaaatagAGAATTAATAG CTAAAAAGACAACCCCACTTTTGAGCTTCCTGAAAAACAAGCAG agaatgagagaagaaaaaagagaagaaagaaggaggcgagaaatagaaaggaaaagacaaagagaagaagagaggaggaaatggaaagaagaagaaaaacgaAAAAGGAAAGATATAGAAAAGCTAAAGAAGATAGACAGAGTTCCAGAAAGGGACAAATTAAAGGATGAACCAAAGATTAAG CTActcaagaaaccagaaaaaggagatgaaaaagaattagacaaaagagaaaaagccaagaaACTGGACAAAGAGAATCTGAATGATGAAAGAGCCAGTGGGCAGAGTTGTACACTGCCCAAGCGCTCTGATGGCGAACCTAAAGATGAAAAGCCCAGGAG GCCCGAAGAGGAGAGTGGCAGAGACTACAGGGAACGGGACTATGAGCGAGACCAAGAGCGCATCCTtcgggagagggagaggctgaagCGGCAGGAAGAAGAGCGACGAAGGCAGAAGGAGCGCTATGAGAAGGAGAAggcttttaaaagaaaggaagaagaaatgaaaaaagagaaagaagtggtTCGGGATAAAGGAAAGAAGACTGAAAGTACAGAATCAGTAGGCAGCTcagaaaaaactgaaaagaaagaggaagtggttAAAAGAGATCGCATAAGAAACAAG gatCGCCCAGCAATGCAGCTTTACCAACCAGGAGCTCGAAGCCGAAATCGACTCTGTCCACCTGATGACAGCACCAAGTCTGGAGATTCAGCAatagaaaaaaagcaggaaagtggtattagccatagaaaagaaggaggagaggagtga